A stretch of the Clostridium fungisolvens genome encodes the following:
- a CDS encoding peptidylprolyl isomerase, with protein sequence MKNIRKLVSIALIGVIGLSLSGCKMIQKTPEAISKTVVATVNGEKITLGSVDEKMQSTIDQLKQQYGNDLEKSTDGKAALKQQRQTQLEQIIQEKVVLKKAADLKLIPEKAELDKEVESKLADIKKVYKTDDEFNNALKSANYTLDTLKEYLATQIKMQAVFDKYLFKDLKITDADIEKYYNENKTQYTQQPGANMFHILVDSEDKAKSIKAELDKGAKFEDLAAKYGTDGTKDSGGSLGYVPYDSQNYDKDFLAAAKKLKEGEVSGPVKTQYGWHIIKVTGIQTTSKTQELSAVKASIKDTLETNKKNDIFKAKYEEWKKELNVVTYDDKL encoded by the coding sequence TTGAAGAACATAAGGAAATTAGTTTCAATAGCTTTGATTGGTGTTATTGGATTATCACTATCAGGCTGTAAGATGATACAAAAAACTCCAGAAGCTATAAGCAAGACTGTAGTAGCGACTGTTAATGGTGAGAAAATCACACTTGGTAGTGTTGATGAGAAGATGCAGTCTACTATAGACCAATTAAAGCAACAATATGGAAATGATTTGGAAAAGAGTACTGATGGTAAGGCTGCTTTAAAGCAACAAAGACAAACTCAATTGGAGCAAATTATACAAGAAAAGGTAGTTTTAAAGAAAGCAGCTGACTTAAAATTGATACCCGAAAAGGCTGAACTAGACAAAGAAGTTGAGTCAAAACTTGCTGATATAAAGAAAGTTTATAAGACTGATGATGAGTTCAATAATGCGCTAAAATCTGCAAACTACACTTTAGATACTTTGAAAGAATATTTAGCTACTCAAATAAAGATGCAAGCAGTTTTTGATAAGTACTTATTTAAAGATTTAAAAATCACTGATGCAGATATAGAAAAATATTACAACGAAAATAAAACTCAATACACACAACAACCTGGTGCAAATATGTTCCATATCCTTGTGGATAGTGAAGATAAGGCTAAATCTATAAAAGCTGAGTTAGATAAAGGTGCGAAATTTGAAGATTTAGCAGCTAAATATGGTACAGATGGTACAAAAGACTCAGGCGGAAGTTTAGGATACGTTCCTTATGATTCACAAAACTATGATAAGGACTTCTTAGCGGCTGCAAAGAAGCTTAAGGAAGGTGAAGTATCAGGTCCAGTTAAAACTCAATATGGATGGCATATAATAAAAGTTACTGGAATTCAAACTACATCAAAGACTCAAGAATTATCGGCTGTTAAGGCTTCAATTAAGGATACACTAGAAACAAACAAGAAGAATGATATATTTAAAGCTAAGTATGAAGAATGGAAAAAAGAATTAAACGTTGTAACATATGATGATAAGCTTTAA